The proteins below are encoded in one region of Desertibacillus haloalkaliphilus:
- a CDS encoding processed acidic surface protein, producing MKGLFMSLLVVLGLVVSPLYSFAAVDKTELQDYLNEVGWTKVELEEYLDFYGVTLDEFYDLEDLTSFLGPVLTEDNLAEALA from the coding sequence GTGAAAGGCTTGTTCATGTCGTTATTGGTTGTGTTAGGTCTTGTTGTATCTCCACTCTACTCATTTGCAGCGGTTGATAAAACTGAATTGCAAGACTATCTAAATGAAGTTGGTTGGACAAAAGTAGAGCTAGAAGAGTATTTAGACTTTTACGGAGTTACATTGGATGAATTTTATGATTTAGAGGATTTAACTTCATTTTTAGGGCCTGTGTTAACAGAAGATAACTTAGCAGAAGCACTAGC